The segment GTCGGATGAGCATGTCTTTGTCCTGCTAGAAGGCTTTGAAGACATGCTCATCCCGCGAAGACGCGGCAAGAGCATGGCGCCACCGGCGCAAATATGGAAAGCTTGCCCCTTTTAGAACCGACGCTCCATCAGCTGTTCATCTTCGTCACCGTGTTGACGCGGGTGAGCGGCATGTTGGCGACTGCGCCGATGTTCGGGTCAAGTTACGCTCCGATGAAGGTCAAGGCCTTCCTGGCGGTCACCATTTCGATGATGATCACCGGGCTCTTTTGGGGCGAAAAGTTTCCGACGCCTGATCACTGGATGAGCTATCTGGTGGTGCTCGGCGGCGAACTTTTTATCGGCATCTCGTTCGGCCTCGGCGTGCGGATTCTCTTCGCCGGCGTCCAGATCACCGGTCAGATGCTGGGGCAGATCGGCGGTTTGTCGGTCGCCGACGTCTTCAATCCTGCGTTTGACGACAACGTCCCGATGCTGTCGGTCTTGTTCGACATGGTCGTGGTGGCGATGTTCTTCTGTCTCGGCGGGCACCGGTTCATGATCGGCGCTTTGCTTTCGACTTTTGCAGACGTACCGCCGGGCGTCGGACTCGCCTCGCCGGAAGTGGTCGACGTGCTGGTGATGACGTTGTCGAAAAGTTTTATGCTCGGCGTGCAAGCCGCGGCGCCAGGGACGGTCGCGCTGATGATCGGCATCCTGGTGATGGGGCTGATCAGCCGAACGCTGCCGCAATTGAACTTGATCGCCGTCGGTTTCAGCTTGAACTCGATGCTGCTGATGCTGTTCGTCTTTCTGACGGTCGGAGCGATGGGGTGGTTGTTTCAGGATCAACTGGAGCCGACCGTCACCTCGATTCGCGAAATGGTCGTCAATCGCCACGTCATGTTTCCAAAGTAGAAGTGAAGCATGGCCGAGCAGGATGATGACAAATCAGAAGATCCGACCCAGCACCGTCGCGACGAGGCGCGGAAGCAGGGGCAGGTCACCAAGAGCCAGGACCTGATCTCGGCCGGCATGCTGGTGATCGCGCTCGGCGTGATCATGTTCTTCTCGCAGTCGCTGTTCAATTACTTCGGCGACTTCACCCGCGACAAACTCAGCGCCGTGCCGCCGCTGCAAGTCAGCTTTCAGTGGGTAATGAACGAAAACGGAACTGCTCTCTATCGCCTGGCAGTCGTGCTCGTGCCGATCCTGCTCTTGATGATGGTCGCCGGCGTTGCGCTCAACCTGATGCAGACCGGCTTTTTGTTTCTGCCGGAGAAGCTGTCGTTCGACATCCAACGTATCAATCCAATTTCCGGGTTCCAGCGACTCTTTGCGCTGGCCAACTTCGTCCGGTTTGGGTTCGGCATCATCAAGGTGTTGATCGTCTCGGTGGTCGCCGCGGTTAGCATCTACTATGACATGCCGACGATCCTGGGACTTGCCGAGCTCTCGCCCGGTGAGATCGCCAGTTTTCTGCTGATGACCGCCTTTTGGACGTCGATGAAGATCGGCGCCGCTCTCTTGATCTTGGCGCTGATGGACTACGCTTTCCAATGGTGGAAGCATGAGCAAGATCTGAAGATGACGAAGCAGGAAGTCCGCGAAGAAATGAAGTCGTTGCAGGGGGATCCGCAGTTGATCGCTCGCCGTCGTCAGGTCGCGCGACAGTTGGCGATGAGCCGAATGGGGAGCGACATCCCGAAAGCCGACTTCGTGGTGACCAACCCGACCGAACTGGCGATCGCCCTGAAGTACGATCCGTACAAGATGGCGGCGCCGATCGTGCTGGCCAAAGGCGCCGGCCTGGTCGCCCAGCGAATTCGCCGCATCGCGCTGGAAAATGACGTGCCGATCGTCGAGCGCAAAGAACTGGCCCGCGCTCTCTACCGCGACGCCGAAGTGAACCAGGCGATCCCCGCCGAACAATACGCGGCGGTCGCCGAAGTGTTGAAGTACGTCTACGAACTGAAGGGCAAGACGCTGCCGACGCTGGACGAACTGAAGGAGCACGACCGGCGGAACGCGGCGTAGCGGCAGCGAACCGGTAAACGGCGGCGCGTGTCTCGCAGGCAATCGCGGCCGAGCGGCCGCTCTCTGCTCGTGTTGACTCAACGTTCGTTTCGGCGATGCTCCACTACCCCAAAATCCCCGGCAGCAAGAACGCGCCGCTCCAGCGCTGCATCGCCTTTGAAAAGTATGACGGCGCCAATCTCCACTGGGATTGGGATCGCGACTTCGGTTGGCATGCGTTTGGGACTCGCCGCGATGCGTTTAATCTGACCGACGAGGGGATCGCCCAGTTTTGCGAGCGGCATGCGCACTTGCACGAGTGCGTCAGCGTCTTTTGGCGCTCGCTGGCGGAACCGCTCGAAAAGATCTTCCGCGATCACGCTGACTATCGCAACGTGCAAAGCTTCCAGGCCTTCACCGAGTTCCTCGGGCCGAACTCGTTCGCCGGGCTTCATCAGGAAGCGGACCCGAAAGAGCTCCGGCTGTTTGACGTTTCGTTGGAGTCGACCGGCCTGATTGCGCCTGGTCGGTTTGTAACGGATTTTGCGGCGCTGCCGATCGCTCGCGTCGTCTATCAGGGACGACTGACCGGCAGATTTGCCGAAGATGTTCGTGAAGGAAAGTATGGCGTCGACGAAGGGGTGATCTGCAAAGGAGGGGGCGAGGGAACTGATCTTTGGATGGTCAAAATCAAGACCTATGCTTATCTGCAGAAATTGAAGCAAGCCTTCGCCGACCGCTGGGAAGAGTACTGGGAATGACCAGTTCCGCTGCGGTTTGCGGGATGAAACTCAAGGTGGCGGGCGGAAGAGCTAGGCGGAAATTGCACCCGCTCGCTTCCAATAACGTGGCGTTGAGTTTCCCTACCAGACGATCCTACCCAGCTTCCCCAGCACTAGCAGCGATAGCCGAAAATTGCCGTCATTTTCTCCGGTTCGGAATAATATTCGCATGTTAGGTTTTCGCGAATCGTTGTTGCGGCCGCATGTTGCAGGGGACACGTTGGTCCGCTCGATTTATGCGCATGTTTCGCGACATTTGTAGGCAGCAACGACGGTCAGGACTGAGGATTGAGGATCTATGCCGGAAGCGGAATGGGAACGGTTAGCCGCGGAGTCGGACCGAGAGGGAAGCTCGAACTGGAAACGTTGGGGACCTTATCTCTCGGAACGTCAGTGGGGAACGGTCCGTGAAAGTGCTGCGGAAGAAGATCCGTGGCTCAATTTCACCTATGAAGAGGCGATCTGGCGAACCTACCGCTGGGGGGAAGATGGCATTCTGGGGATCTGCGATCGCCAGTGTCGTCTTTGTTTCGGACTCGCCCTCTGGAACGAGAACGACCCGATCCTGAAGGAGCGGCTCTTTGGTCTAACCGGGCCGGAAGGGAATCATGGCGAGGACGTCAAAGAGGCGTACTACTACCTCGACTCGACCCCGACCCACTCCTACCTGAAGGGGCTCTACAAATATCCGCACGCCGAGTACCCCTACAAGCGGCTTCGCGAAGAGAACGCGGCCCGCAATCGAACCCAGCCGGAGTTTGAACTGACCGACACTGGGCTGTTCGACGAAGGACGCTATTTCGACGTCCAGGTCGAATACGCCAAAGCGTCGTCCGAAGACATCCTGATTCGGGTCACCATTTCCAATCGCGGCCCTGACGCCGCGCCGCTCCACTTTTTGCCGACCTGGTGGTTCCGCAATACGTGGGCCTGGGGACCGACCCTGGAGAAACCAAAACAAAAGCCGATCCTGACGCAGAGCGGCGACGATGAACTGCTCGCCAAGCATGAGACGCTGGGCGAAATGCAGATCTACGCCGACGCCGGTCCTGACGGCGAGTCGCCCGAGTGGATGTTCACCGAGAACGAAACGAACTCGTGGCGATTTGAAGATCCGAACAGCCGTCGTCCTTCGTGCAAAGACGCGTTTCACCTGGCGGTGGTCGACGGAATTGAAGGAGTCGTCAATCCGACTCCCAGCGGCACCAAAGCGACCGCTTACTACAAATGCGTGATTCCGGGCGGCGAGTCGGTCCAGTTCCGCATGCGGATGTCGGCGAAAGAGCAATCGCCGGTAACGCCGTTCGGCGCCAGTTTTGAAGACGCCTTCGAGCAGCGAACGGACGAAGCCGATCGTTTCGCCAAGTCGCTGGTCGGGCCCGGACTGTCGAGCGACGAAGAGATGATCCTGCGTCAAGCGAACGCCGGGCTACTCTGGACCAAGCAGTTCTATCACTACGTCATTCCGCGCTGGCTTGAAAACAACGGCAACGGCAAGAAACGCCGCAAGAGCGATCAGCAGCCGGGGGCGCCCAGCAAGCGAAACGCCGACTGGGGACACTTGTACAACAAGAACGTCATCTCGATGCCCGACAAGTGGGAATATCCCTGGTACGCGGCATGGGACTCGGCGTTTCACTTTATTCCGTTCGCCAAGATCGATCCCTACTTCGCGAAAGAGCAGGCGATCCTGTTCCTCCGCGAATGGTACATGCATCCGAACGGTCAGCTGCCCGCCTACGAATGGAACTTCAGCGACGTGAACCCGCCGGTTCATGCGTGGGCGTGTTGGCGCATTTATCAAATGACCGCCTCCAATGGCGATCGCGATCGGGTCTTCCTCGAACGCGTCTTCCAGAAGCTGCTCCTCAACTTCACCTGGTGGGTCAATCGCAAAGACATTCGCGGCAAGCATGTTTTCAGCGGTGGGTTCTTGGGGCTTGATAACGTCGGGATCTTCGATCGCTCGAAGCCGCTGCCGACCGGCGGGCACTTGGAGCAAGCGGACGGCACCGCGTGGATGGCCTACTTCTGCAGCAGCATGTTGTCGATCGCCTTCGAGTTGGCCGACGGCAATCCGGCCTACGAAGACATGGCGTCCAAGTTCTTCGAGCACTACGTCTCGATCGCCGAAGCGATGAACTCGCTGGACGGGACCGGGCTGTGGGACGAAGAGGATGGCTTCTACTACGATCACCTCCACATCGACGGCCGCAACATTCCGCTCAAGATCCGCTCGATCGTCGGCTTGATTCCGCTGCTGACGGTCGACGTTATTGATGATCGGACGATGGATAAGCTCCCCGCCTTCCGGAAGCGGATGGACTGGTTCCTCAACTTCCGTCCTGACCTCAGTAAGTCGATGACTTACATGGAAGGGAACACGCAAGAAGACGGTCAGGGACGCAAGCTGCTCGCGATTCCGACCAGGGAACGCTTGCTCCGCATGCTCCGTTATCTGCTCGACGAGGATGAATTCCTTTCGCCGTACGGCGTCCGTTCTCTCTCAAAGTATCACCTCGAGCATCCGTTCGAATACGAGCTGAACGGCGAACGGCTCTGCGTGCAGTACCAGCCGGCCGAGTCCGACAGCTGGCTCTTCGGCGGCAACTCGAACTGGCGCGGCCCGATCTGGTTCCCGCTCAACTACCTGATCATCGAAGCGCTGGAGCGCTACTACCAGTTCTACGGCAAGTCGTTGCGGGTCGAATGTCCGGCTCGCTCCGGCCGCTACATGGATCTGCAGGAAGTGGCGGACGAAATCCGCAAGCGACTTTCGCGGCTCTTCCTGGCCGACTCCGAAGGGGGACGTCCCAGCTATTGCCGCAGCGATCGCTTGCTCAACGATCCGCACTGGCGCGAGCTGGTGCTGTTCTACGAGTACTTCGACGCCGAAACCGGCAAGGGACTTGGCGCCAGTCATCAAACCGGCTGGACCGCCCTGATCGCGCCGATCTTGGGATCGTTGGCTCAGCATCGCAGCGCCGCTGAGACGAAAGAGCCGAAGAAGAAACGCGTGAAAGCGGCAGGCGAGCCGGTCTAGCATGAACGGTTGGCTGGACTATCGCTGGCCGAAAAGCAGCGTCGCCTTCATCGCGGGCATTTTCATGTTCGCCGGGGCGGTTCTCTTTTTCCTCGGCGACACGTGGTACACGAAGTACGTCTGCCCCTTCTTCTTTCCGATCGGAGTGGGGCTCTGGCTCAAGCACTCGTGGGCCCGCTGGACGGCATTCGTCTTGATTGCGCTCACCTCCGCGCTGGCGGTGGTGGTCTTGGTGATCGGCGACTTCTCGGCCAGTCGTGCGGTCCGTCTCCTCTCCGCGATCTGGATGCTCTACGCCCTCTGGGAATGGGACGTCTATGCGGAGCGACCGCAGCCGGACATCGCTGCGGTCGAAGAGTAAAGCTTAGCGAGC is part of the Blastopirellula sediminis genome and harbors:
- a CDS encoding RNA ligase family protein codes for the protein MLHYPKIPGSKNAPLQRCIAFEKYDGANLHWDWDRDFGWHAFGTRRDAFNLTDEGIAQFCERHAHLHECVSVFWRSLAEPLEKIFRDHADYRNVQSFQAFTEFLGPNSFAGLHQEADPKELRLFDVSLESTGLIAPGRFVTDFAALPIARVVYQGRLTGRFAEDVREGKYGVDEGVICKGGGEGTDLWMVKIKTYAYLQKLKQAFADRWEEYWE
- a CDS encoding MGH1-like glycoside hydrolase domain-containing protein codes for the protein MPEAEWERLAAESDREGSSNWKRWGPYLSERQWGTVRESAAEEDPWLNFTYEEAIWRTYRWGEDGILGICDRQCRLCFGLALWNENDPILKERLFGLTGPEGNHGEDVKEAYYYLDSTPTHSYLKGLYKYPHAEYPYKRLREENAARNRTQPEFELTDTGLFDEGRYFDVQVEYAKASSEDILIRVTISNRGPDAAPLHFLPTWWFRNTWAWGPTLEKPKQKPILTQSGDDELLAKHETLGEMQIYADAGPDGESPEWMFTENETNSWRFEDPNSRRPSCKDAFHLAVVDGIEGVVNPTPSGTKATAYYKCVIPGGESVQFRMRMSAKEQSPVTPFGASFEDAFEQRTDEADRFAKSLVGPGLSSDEEMILRQANAGLLWTKQFYHYVIPRWLENNGNGKKRRKSDQQPGAPSKRNADWGHLYNKNVISMPDKWEYPWYAAWDSAFHFIPFAKIDPYFAKEQAILFLREWYMHPNGQLPAYEWNFSDVNPPVHAWACWRIYQMTASNGDRDRVFLERVFQKLLLNFTWWVNRKDIRGKHVFSGGFLGLDNVGIFDRSKPLPTGGHLEQADGTAWMAYFCSSMLSIAFELADGNPAYEDMASKFFEHYVSIAEAMNSLDGTGLWDEEDGFYYDHLHIDGRNIPLKIRSIVGLIPLLTVDVIDDRTMDKLPAFRKRMDWFLNFRPDLSKSMTYMEGNTQEDGQGRKLLAIPTRERLLRMLRYLLDEDEFLSPYGVRSLSKYHLEHPFEYELNGERLCVQYQPAESDSWLFGGNSNWRGPIWFPLNYLIIEALERYYQFYGKSLRVECPARSGRYMDLQEVADEIRKRLSRLFLADSEGGRPSYCRSDRLLNDPHWRELVLFYEYFDAETGKGLGASHQTGWTALIAPILGSLAQHRSAAETKEPKKKRVKAAGEPV
- the flhB gene encoding flagellar biosynthesis protein FlhB is translated as MAEQDDDKSEDPTQHRRDEARKQGQVTKSQDLISAGMLVIALGVIMFFSQSLFNYFGDFTRDKLSAVPPLQVSFQWVMNENGTALYRLAVVLVPILLLMMVAGVALNLMQTGFLFLPEKLSFDIQRINPISGFQRLFALANFVRFGFGIIKVLIVSVVAAVSIYYDMPTILGLAELSPGEIASFLLMTAFWTSMKIGAALLILALMDYAFQWWKHEQDLKMTKQEVREEMKSLQGDPQLIARRRQVARQLAMSRMGSDIPKADFVVTNPTELAIALKYDPYKMAAPIVLAKGAGLVAQRIRRIALENDVPIVERKELARALYRDAEVNQAIPAEQYAAVAEVLKYVYELKGKTLPTLDELKEHDRRNAA
- a CDS encoding flagellar biosynthetic protein FliR, encoding MESLPLLEPTLHQLFIFVTVLTRVSGMLATAPMFGSSYAPMKVKAFLAVTISMMITGLFWGEKFPTPDHWMSYLVVLGGELFIGISFGLGVRILFAGVQITGQMLGQIGGLSVADVFNPAFDDNVPMLSVLFDMVVVAMFFCLGGHRFMIGALLSTFADVPPGVGLASPEVVDVLVMTLSKSFMLGVQAAAPGTVALMIGILVMGLISRTLPQLNLIAVGFSLNSMLLMLFVFLTVGAMGWLFQDQLEPTVTSIREMVVNRHVMFPK